A window of Clostridioides sp. ES-S-0010-02 genomic DNA:
AAAATATAGACCAAGTGAAGAGAATGTGGATAAAGGGAAAATCCTTAACTTAGATTTATATTCAGATAAAAAGGTAGATGTGGTTATAAAGGATACTACATTAGATAATCCAATTAGTTTTTCAAATAGTATTGGAACATTAATAGTGTCGGATAAACTATATAATGAAATATCTAGATACAATAATCTATCAAGAAATTCTATTATAAGTATTGATGGAAAAGATATGAGAGATAATAAAGAAATTTATGAAAAACTTAAAAATTTATTAAAGAATAATCCATATTTTATAAGTGCTTATCAAAGAAAATTTGAAATTGTGCATGAGAGTAGTTCAACTTTTTTATTGATTAGCTTTCTTTCTGTTATATTTTTTATTGCTACAGGAAGTATGCTGTATTTTCACAGTATTTCTAATGCCATTTATGATAGAAATAGTTTTAATATATTGAGTAAAATAGGATATAGTCAAAAAAATATAAAGAAAATAATTAAGAATCAGATTTTAGTGTTTTTTTCGATACCATATGTATTAGGAATGGCACATAGTATATTTGGATTAATTGCTTACAAATCTGCTTTAATAGATAACATATTAGGAAATAATACACCTATAATAATTCCAATAGTATTTGCAAGTGTCATATTTACACTAGTATATATAGGATATTACATTTTAACAAAGTATTCATGTTATAAAATAGTGCTTAAAAAATAGCATTAAAAATTTTATAAAATATTTGGAAAATAGAAGATAAGCATCTTGTATATAAATTAATTTACAAGTTATGTAATGTTATCATATAATTAATTATCAGAAAGGAGTTAATATGTTCAAAGTCAGTTATAATAAAAGAAAGATTTTCATATTAATAAATCAATTATTGATAATATTATTTCTAATTTATGAATTTTTTAATAATAAAAATATTAAAAGTATTTCCATTTTCACTCTCTTACTTGTATCTATTATAGTTGTTGATATAATGTACATTGAATTAATTAACTTGAAACAAAATAGAGTGCTCGTACAATTTACAAACTTGCTTGTTTTGCTTTCTTGGTATTTTTTATTTTTATTTGATAATAGTAAAACATCTTCTGAATTAATTTTTTTCCTAAGTCCAATTATTGTTTTTGAAAGTGTAAGATTTTTATTTGTATTTTTCTTTCAAGATTACAAATACAACTACCAGAAAGGCTTAGAATTTATATTGAAACTTATGTGTGCTTTGACAGTCGTTTCAAAATTTATTGATAATCATCTGTTTGCACTACTTTATTTATTACAAATAATTATAAGTTTGATAAGCTTTATATTCTTAATAGTCTTATATAAAAAAACTGTGATACTTGTTTTAAAGTGTGAGAAAAGAAATTTTATATATTCAGCTATTTTATTGTTTATATTCCTTGTATATGCTATAGTTTTTTCTAAAAAACAGGAATATGTTGAGAATCTAGGAATGTATTTAATTATATCATTAGCCATATTTAGTATCCATAATATTGCTATAAAAGATAAAGGTTATATAAAACAAAATACTATGCTAAATGGTAAGAAAAGATTGATTTTTATTTCTTTAATAAGTGTATTTTTCGTTGGAATTGGAAAACTATTAGACCTTAATATAATTACGTATTTTATAATAATACATTGTATATTTTGGTTTACTCTACTTTACTTTATTTTAATTTACACAAACATTGATGATATCATATATAATAAAAATTCAGTAAAAAAATTTAGTGTGCAAGAAAGCAACTTAATAAATAATCTAATGCAGATATATAAAGAGGAAGAGCTTAAAAAGGATTTTTCTAATTATCTACATGATGAAGTATTACAAGATTTACTGTCAATTAAAAATATGATGAAAAAATCTGAAAATCCAGATGTAAAATATATAATCGTAAGTACATTAGAAAAATTAAATCTATCTATTCGCAATCAAATGCAGGATTATCATCCAATATTGTTAAAAACACTTACATTAAAAGAAAATATAGAAAATATGTTTGTTATGGTTAGAGGTAATTATTTATCTAAAAATATAGAAATTTGTTTTACATGTGAAGATAATATATTTTTGGCTGAACCATATAATTTTATTATATACCGTATATTAAAAGAGCTAGTAACAAATGCTTTTAAACATTCAAATTGCTCTAAAATCGAAATTTCACTAATTCAAAAAAATAAAGATATAATTCTTTCAGTATTAGATAACGGAGTGGGAGTGGAAAGTGAATATGATTTAATAAGATATCAAAATAATGGGCTATCTTCTATTCAAGAACAATTACACAGATTAAATGGTGTTTTTAATATTGATAAGACAGCTTCTGGGTTTAGTATTGTTGTAAAAATTCCTATGGAAGGAGAGAATTATTATAAATATTTTATTAATAGATGACCATGTGTTATTTGCAAAAAGCTTAGAAATTGCATTAGAAGATTATACTGAAATAGAAAAATTTATTTATATTAAAGATATTTCCCAGGTAATTTCAATAATTAAAAATGAAAAACCAGATATAATTCTTATTGATATTAATTTAGGAAAAATTGATAATGATGGGTTGTCTCTAGCAAAAGACATTATAAGAATAATACCTAAAGTAAAAATAGTCATGTTAACGGGTTATGATTTGCCTGTATATAAGTATGAAGCTCAAAAAATGGGTGCAAAAGGCTTTATAAATAAAAATATTGAGCCAGATAAATTTATTGAAATATTAAATCAGATTCAAAATGGATATAATTATTTTCCCAATGAAATAAAATATATTGAAGAGCTAACACATAGAGAAAAATTAATATTGCAATTTCTATATAATGGAGTTAAGAGAAAAGATATAGCAACTCAATTATACTTAAGTGAGCGAACAGTATCTAATCATATCCAAAACATTTTTGATAAACTAAATGTATCTTCTTCATTAGAAGCTGTCACAAAGGGAGTTCAGCTTGGATATATTAAACTCAATATGCAATAAGAGAAGTTTGTAGTTCAGTAAATGTATTTGATTGTAAATTTTCATCTAATATAATAATTAAATTTAAGTAGAAATTTTTATCATTTAAAATATATATAAAAAGGCTATCTAAAATAAAATTTTAAGATAGCCTTTTTGTTAACATATTTTCATAAATCCAATAATTAGTAAAATCAAACCGCTTAACCAAGATAAATTTAGATTTATATTTTTAACAAATACATTTCCTAGTAAACAACCAAATGATACTGCTAATATATTTGAAATTAGAGAAAATAAGATAACTTGTATATAATTTACACCTACAAGACCACTTCCAAATCCAATAGCCAATCCATCTAAGCTTAAAGCAAGTGCAAGTGTAAATGCTTCAGCAGATTTAAGGATTTTAGATTTATTTGTATCTAAAGTGTCAGGTTCAACACTAACATTAAAATTTAACTTAAGGTCTAGCATATTAAAATTATAATCTTTTGAATGTATGGATTTTTTCTTGAAATAAGATTTAAAGAAACTCTCAACTAATCGAGAACTTCCTAATAAAAATAAAATTAAAAAGCATATCAACATTGTTATATTTTGAGGTAAGAAGTCTCTAGCTATTGTACCTGCAAAAAGTGATATTGCCAAAATTGCTGAAGAAACCACACTAATAATCATATTTGAATATAAAGGAACTTTAACTTTATTTACGCCATATCCAAAACTTGTTACAAAGGCATCTATACAAAGAGAAGTTACTAATAAAATTGATTCAATCACAGTAGATTAACATCCTTTCTCTTAAATTTTATACTTATATAGTTATAGTATTGTAAAAAGAGATAAATTGTTACAGATAAACCAATAGAGTGTTGATAGAATTTCAACATTTTGTAACACCTAAAAAACAAAAAATTCATATTATATAATATAAAATCAAACCTAATAAAGCAGGTGAAAATAATGGAGCAACATATTGAGGTTGAGAGTTTTGGTAATCTATTGAAGGCATTATTAAAAGAAAAATCAATATCAATGGGAGCGTTGAGTAAAAAAAGCGGAATTGATAAATCTACTATATCTCGCATAGCAAATAATAAACAAAAACCGAATATAAATCACCTAGAAAAGATTGCAATACACTTAAATGTAAATTTAGAAGAGTTATTAAAAGCATCAGGATATGAGTTTAAAAACAGTAATAATAAACAAATTTTTAATATAGATAGCGATTTTAGTAACTTTGATGATGTACTTGGATTTGCAAATTTAATTAATGATAAAAATTTCAACGGAAATATTGAGAAAGAGTTAAGTAAATGTGAATTATATGTTCAAACAGATGAAGGGAAAAAATTACTTTTTGATAGTTTTAGTAAAAAAATAGATTCTATAGAAAAACAAGGACAATTTACAGATAGACTGAGGGACATGTATGCTGAATTTTGTACAGGAAAATTAGGAATAAAAAAATATTTATTGACTGGAAGTATGCTGCTTTACTTTGTTATATCAACGGATGTTATTCCAGACTTTGTATTTCCAATAGGATTTATGGATGACTTAGTAGCATTAAATATGATTACAAAACTACTTAGAAAAGATAAGTAGTTTTGTAATTGTACTACTCTATGGAGATGACAAGCAAAGATACTGAGTATAGATAAATTTTAATGTTTATCTAAGGAGAAATAACTTGAAAATTTTAAAATAAACAATTTAATATATATTTTGTATGTATTTAAGTATATAAAATAAAATAATATCCAAACTAATACAAAATAGTGATAATTTTTTTGTACTGGAGGATATTTATGAATTGCAAATGGATATCTAAAATAGATGAAAGAAAAAAATGTCATAGAGAAGCAGATTCTTCTGGATATTGTATTTTTCACAAAGAGAATAAGTCTAGTGAAGATATAAAACTGATGATGGATAATATATATAAAGAAGAAATAAATGAATTTAATGGATTTATATTTGAAAATGAATTTAATGCAGAAGAAATATTAACTTATGACTATAAATTATTAAATTTTTCTGAAACGATATTTAAAAAAGAAGCAAATTTTAGAAAATATCTTTTTAAAAAAAATGTTATTTTTAACTATACAGATTTCAGGGGTCAAGTATCTTTTAATGCTTGTGTATTTTTAGAAAATTGTGATTTTAATAAAACAAAGTTCAATAAGGTATATATAAATGATAAGATATTTGAAAAAGTAAAATTTAAAGGGCCTGATTTAGTAGTTAATAAAGTAGAAAATTTTCCAAGAATGGATGGAATAATTTTTAGTATGTGTACAAAATTTATACTTAAAAATGTGGAGTATGGAAAAAGTGAATGCAAGCATGGAAAAATAAATTATAGAATAGCTAGAAATCAAGCTACAAAAATTGGAGATTATGAGATGATAGGTCCTTACTATTATAAGGAAAGAATTTATAGTAGCAAAATGATAAAACGTTCTGACTATCCAACTCTCAGCAGTTATTTAGTTGAAAAGTTTTTTGACCAAATAGCGCACTATACTACAGGTTATGGAGAAAAACCATGGAATATATTATTTGTGATTATAGCTATAATAAGTAGTTTTGCCTTATTATATCTATTCGTAGGTATAGAAAGTTCAAACAGTACACTTATAACTTTAAATATAAATAACTTAGGTAATTATTCAGCAAGTGAGATTTTTAAAACATATATAGATTTATGGTATTTTAGTATGGCTACATTTAGTACAGTAGGATACGGAGATATGGTTGCTACAAGTTTGATTGGTAAAGCTTTAGCAGGTATAGAAGTATTTTTAGGAGTTACAATAGGAGCAATTTGGGCATCTGTGATTATTAAGAGAATGATAAGATAATATCTGTGTAAATATGGATAGGTATTAATTACTAGATATAAATTGGACTAAAGAGGGAAAATTTAAATATAAATATACTTAATAATCCAAGAAGGTGAAAAAATTGAAAAACGGAATAAAAAAAATTTTAACATTAACTCTAATTCTAGCATTTATAATACCAAATTATTCATATGCTGATGAAAAATCCGTAGACAAATACTCAAAAACATCTATACTTATAGACCAAGAAACAGGTAGAGTCTTGTATGGTAAAGAGCCTGATATGAAGGTACCTTTAGCAAGTTTAAGTAAGATGATGACTTTTTTACTTGCAATAGAGGCTATTGAAAATAAAGAAGTAAAAGAAACTGACACAATAAAGATAGACAAGTCTATTGCTTCAGTGAAAGGTTCAAGCTATAAACTAAAAGTTGGTGAAGAAGTACCACTTATAGAACTTATGAGAGGTCTTATGATTGTATCAGGAAATGATGCAGCAATTGCTATAGCAAAACATATTTGCAAATCTAAAGAGGCATTTGTAGATAGGATGAACAAAAAAGCAAAAGAAATAGGAATGACTAATACTCATTTTTTAAATCCAAATGGTCTTCCAATATATGATTTAAGTAATCCCAAAAAACCAGCAAAAGAAAATATATCTACTGCAAGAGATATATCTATTCTTGGAAAATACATGTTTGACCATTATGAAAAGCAAGTAACAGCTATAACTGATATGGAAACCTATACGAACTCAGATAGAAGCTTTGAAAAAAGCAATACAAATGCATTATTGAGAATTATACCTGAAGTTGATGGTATAAAAACAGGGTACACTGGGAATGCTGGCTATTGTTTATCATTTTCTATGATTGTTAATAAGAATGAGAAAAATGAGAAAAAACGTAGAGTAATAGGCGTTGTATTAGGTGCTAATCATAAAGATAAAAGAATATCCTCTTCTTTGGCTATGTTAAAATATGGAAAAGAGAATTTTAATATGAAAAAAGTAATTGATAAAGATAGCTTTATTGGTAAGAAATATATAAAAGGAATGAAAGAACTAGAGGTTACTTTAAAAGCCAAAAATGAACTTTATACAATATTAAAAAATGATGAAAATATAAAATCTGAAGTAAAAATTAAAAATATGGAGTATCCTGTTAAAAAAGGTGATACTATGGGTACTATAAAATATTACACTAGTTCAGGTGATTTACTTGGAAGTGTAGATATAGTCAGTGATAATAGTGTTGATAATGTACCACTAAAAATAAAATTAAAAATGAAATTTGCAAATTAAATTCAAAAAAATGGTATAAAATATACAAAAAAATATAAAAATAGAAAATATGGAAAAAATATTGTTATTTTTTCACCTCTATGATATACTACTAGAGGTGAAAAAATAAAATAAATCACACACAGCATTGGGATCCTTAAAAGGTGCCTATTACATGGTTTTTTAGGGAGAAGATCAAGCTGGAGGTATAAAACCAGGAGGTAAATATGTCAGTAATATCAATGAAACAATTATTAGAAGCAGGTGTTCACTTCGGTCACCAAACAAGAAGATGGAACCCTAAAATGGCTAAGTATATATTCACAGAAAGAAATGGAATATATATAATCGACTTACAAAAAACAGTTAAAAAAGTTGAAGAAGCTTACAAGTTCACTAAAGAAGTAGCTGAAACAGGAAAGCCAATTTTATTCGTAGGAACTAAGAAACAAGCTCAAGATGCGATAAAAGATGAAGCTGAAAGATGTGGAATGTACTTTGTTAATGAAAGATGGTTAGGTGGAATGTTAACAAACCACAAAACTATAAAAACTAGAATAAATAAATTAAGAGAATTAGAAAAAATGGAAGAAGAAGGCGTATTTAACGTTCTTCCTAAAAAAGAAGTTATAAAATTAAGAGCTGAAAAAGAAAAACTAGAAAAGTACTTAGGTGGAATAAAAGACATGCCTGAATTACCAGGTGCAATGTTCGTAGTTGACCCAAGAAAAGAAAACATAGCTATTCAAGAAGCTCACAGATTAGGTATACCAGTAGTTGGTATAGTTGATACAAACTGTGACCCAGAACAATTAGACTTTGCTATACCAGGAAATGATGATGCAATAAGAGCCGTAAAATTAATAACTGGTGCTATGGCAACAGCTGTAATTGAAGGTAGACAAGGTGCTGAAGAAGAAGTAGCTGAAGACCAAGAATAATAATTTGACAATTAAATGGTAAGGGTCGCCCTTACCATTTATAATATGGAATAGAATAAGTAGGAGGAAACTTAAAAAATGGCTAATATAACTGCTCAAATGGTAAAAGAGTTAAGAGAAAGTACAGGCGCAGGAATGATGGACTGTAAGAAAGCTTTACAAGAAGCTGAAGGAAATATGGAAAAAGCAGTAGATTTATTAAGAGAAAAAGGATTATCAAAAGCTGCTAAAAAAGCTGGTAGAGTTGCTGCTGAAGGTCTAGTTGCAATAGAAATGAACGATGATAATACAGTTGCTTCTATGGTAGAAGTTAACTCAGAAACAGATTTCGTTGCTAAAAATGAAGACTTCAAAGTGTTCGTTAAAGATGCTGCTTGTATGGCATTAGCTACTGATAAAGAAGATATCGCTTCTTTATTAGGTGAAACTCATAGAGAAGGAATAACTTTACAAGAAGTTTTAAATAATAGAGTTGCAAAAATAGGTGAAAAATTAGACTTTAGAAGATTTGCTAAAGTTGTAACTAATGGACAAGTTGCTGGATATATCCACGGTGGTGGAAAAATAGGTGTTCTTGTTGAAATGGAAACAGAAGCTAGAGATGCCAAAGTTTTAGAATTAGGTAAAGATGTAGCTATGCAAGTTGCTGCTATGAATCCTAAATACGTTTCAAGAGATGAAGTAGATGCTGAATACATAGCACATGAAACAGAAGTATTAACTCAACAAGCATTAAATGAAGGAAAGCCAGCTAATATAGTTGAAAAAATGGTTAAAGGAAGATTAGAAAAAGAATTAAAAGAGGTTTGTTTATTAGAGCAAACTTTCGTTAAAAATCCAGATATAACTGTTAAACAATTAGTTGCTGATGTTGCTAAAGCAGTAGGTTCTGATATAAAAGTTGTTAAAGTTGTGAGATTCGAAGTTGGTGAAGGTATACAAAAGAGAGAAGAAAACTTTGCAGAAGAAGTTGCTAAGCAACTTAAGTAATAACCAAAGAGAGAACACGCAGGTGTTCTCTTTTTTAAAAAATAGAAAAAATGGATATGAAGGATTGAAATAGGAGGTTTCTGATGGATAAACCAATGTACAAAAGGGTATTGTTAAAATTAAGTGGAGAAGCATTAGCGGGAGAAAGAGGTTTTGGTATAAATAATGATGTAGTTAATGATATTGCTATTGCTATTAAAAAAATACAAGAAATAGGTGTTGAGGTGGCTGTAGTTGTAGGTGGCGGAAACTTCTGGAGAGGTAGAACTAGCGAAGGAATGGATAGAACTACTGCTGACTATATAGGTATGTTAGCTACAGTTATGAATGCAATGGCATTACAAGATGCACTAGAAAATATAGACGTTGCTACAAGAGTTCAAACTGCTATAGATATGAGACAAATTGCAGAACCATATATAAGAAGAAGAGCAGTTAGACATTTAGAAAAGGAAAGAGTTGTTATATTTGGTGCAGGAACTGGAAACCCTTACTTTACAACAGATACAACTGCTGCTTTACGTGCTGCTGAAATGGAAGCAGAAGTTATTTTGTTAGCTAAAAATGTTGATGCAGTATATGACAAGGATCCAAAAGTACATGCAGATGCTAAGAAATTTACAGAATTAAGCTATATGGAAGTTATACAAAAAGAATTAAAAGTTATGGATTCTACAGCTACATCTTTATGTATGGATAATAAGATTCCAATAAAGGTATTTGAGCTTACAACGGAGAATATAATAAGAGCAGTAAAAGGTGAAAATATAGGAACTACTGTAAAATAATGAAGAATGAAGGAGGAGTAAAATTATGAAACTAGAAATACATAAGCAGTTAGAAGAGAAAATGAATGGGACAATTGATGCTTTAAAGTTCGAATTTGGAACTATAAGAGCAGGAAGAGCCAATGCACAAATGTTAGACAAAATAAGAGTTGATTATTATGGAACTCCAACTCCAATAAATCAAATTGGTGCTATATCTGTACCAGAGCCAAGAATACTAATGATATCTCCTTGGGATAAATCTGCTATGCATGAAATAGAAAAAGCTATAGCTAACTCAGATTTAGGATTGAATCCATCTAATGATGGTGAAGTTATAAGACTTTCTGTACCAGCTTTAACAGAGGAAAGAAGAAAAGAATTAGCTAAAAAGGCCAGTAAAGCTTCAGAAGAATTTAAAGTTAGAATAAGAAATGAAAGAAGAGACGCCAATGAAAAAATTAAGAAAATGGAAAAAGGCGGAGAA
This region includes:
- a CDS encoding D-alanyl-D-alanine carboxypeptidase; translation: MKNGIKKILTLTLILAFIIPNYSYADEKSVDKYSKTSILIDQETGRVLYGKEPDMKVPLASLSKMMTFLLAIEAIENKEVKETDTIKIDKSIASVKGSSYKLKVGEEVPLIELMRGLMIVSGNDAAIAIAKHICKSKEAFVDRMNKKAKEIGMTNTHFLNPNGLPIYDLSNPKKPAKENISTARDISILGKYMFDHYEKQVTAITDMETYTNSDRSFEKSNTNALLRIIPEVDGIKTGYTGNAGYCLSFSMIVNKNEKNEKKRRVIGVVLGANHKDKRISSSLAMLKYGKENFNMKKVIDKDSFIGKKYIKGMKELEVTLKAKNELYTILKNDENIKSEVKIKNMEYPVKKGDTMGTIKYYTSSGDLLGSVDIVSDNSVDNVPLKIKLKMKFAN
- a CDS encoding UMP kinase, whose product is MDKPMYKRVLLKLSGEALAGERGFGINNDVVNDIAIAIKKIQEIGVEVAVVVGGGNFWRGRTSEGMDRTTADYIGMLATVMNAMALQDALENIDVATRVQTAIDMRQIAEPYIRRRAVRHLEKERVVIFGAGTGNPYFTTDTTAALRAAEMEAEVILLAKNVDAVYDKDPKVHADAKKFTELSYMEVIQKELKVMDSTATSLCMDNKIPIKVFELTTENIIRAVKGENIGTTVK
- the frr gene encoding ribosome recycling factor gives rise to the protein MKLEIHKQLEEKMNGTIDALKFEFGTIRAGRANAQMLDKIRVDYYGTPTPINQIGAISVPEPRILMISPWDKSAMHEIEKAIANSDLGLNPSNDGEVIRLSVPALTEERRKELAKKASKASEEFKVRIRNERRDANEKIKKMEKGGEITEDELKKAQDEVQKMTDKFIKEIDTLLAKKEKDIMEV
- a CDS encoding manganese efflux pump, with the translated sequence MIESILLVTSLCIDAFVTSFGYGVNKVKVPLYSNMIISVVSSAILAISLFAGTIARDFLPQNITMLICFLILFLLGSSRLVESFFKSYFKKKSIHSKDYNFNMLDLKLNFNVSVEPDTLDTNKSKILKSAEAFTLALALSLDGLAIGFGSGLVGVNYIQVILFSLISNILAVSFGCLLGNVFVKNINLNLSWLSGLILLIIGFMKIC
- the rpsB gene encoding 30S ribosomal protein S2, with protein sequence MSVISMKQLLEAGVHFGHQTRRWNPKMAKYIFTERNGIYIIDLQKTVKKVEEAYKFTKEVAETGKPILFVGTKKQAQDAIKDEAERCGMYFVNERWLGGMLTNHKTIKTRINKLRELEKMEEEGVFNVLPKKEVIKLRAEKEKLEKYLGGIKDMPELPGAMFVVDPRKENIAIQEAHRLGIPVVGIVDTNCDPEQLDFAIPGNDDAIRAVKLITGAMATAVIEGRQGAEEEVAEDQE
- a CDS encoding helix-turn-helix domain-containing protein; its protein translation is MEQHIEVESFGNLLKALLKEKSISMGALSKKSGIDKSTISRIANNKQKPNINHLEKIAIHLNVNLEELLKASGYEFKNSNNKQIFNIDSDFSNFDDVLGFANLINDKNFNGNIEKELSKCELYVQTDEGKKLLFDSFSKKIDSIEKQGQFTDRLRDMYAEFCTGKLGIKKYLLTGSMLLYFVISTDVIPDFVFPIGFMDDLVALNMITKLLRKDK
- a CDS encoding response regulator transcription factor; the protein is MNILLIDDHVLFAKSLEIALEDYTEIEKFIYIKDISQVISIIKNEKPDIILIDINLGKIDNDGLSLAKDIIRIIPKVKIVMLTGYDLPVYKYEAQKMGAKGFINKNIEPDKFIEILNQIQNGYNYFPNEIKYIEELTHREKLILQFLYNGVKRKDIATQLYLSERTVSNHIQNIFDKLNVSSSLEAVTKGVQLGYIKLNMQ
- a CDS encoding elongation factor Ts; protein product: MANITAQMVKELRESTGAGMMDCKKALQEAEGNMEKAVDLLREKGLSKAAKKAGRVAAEGLVAIEMNDDNTVASMVEVNSETDFVAKNEDFKVFVKDAACMALATDKEDIASLLGETHREGITLQEVLNNRVAKIGEKLDFRRFAKVVTNGQVAGYIHGGGKIGVLVEMETEARDAKVLELGKDVAMQVAAMNPKYVSRDEVDAEYIAHETEVLTQQALNEGKPANIVEKMVKGRLEKELKEVCLLEQTFVKNPDITVKQLVADVAKAVGSDIKVVKVVRFEVGEGIQKREENFAEEVAKQLK
- a CDS encoding potassium channel family protein; amino-acid sequence: MNCKWISKIDERKKCHREADSSGYCIFHKENKSSEDIKLMMDNIYKEEINEFNGFIFENEFNAEEILTYDYKLLNFSETIFKKEANFRKYLFKKNVIFNYTDFRGQVSFNACVFLENCDFNKTKFNKVYINDKIFEKVKFKGPDLVVNKVENFPRMDGIIFSMCTKFILKNVEYGKSECKHGKINYRIARNQATKIGDYEMIGPYYYKERIYSSKMIKRSDYPTLSSYLVEKFFDQIAHYTTGYGEKPWNILFVIIAIISSFALLYLFVGIESSNSTLITLNINNLGNYSASEIFKTYIDLWYFSMATFSTVGYGDMVATSLIGKALAGIEVFLGVTIGAIWASVIIKRMIR